The following is a genomic window from Chloroflexota bacterium.
AGTGGAGCGTGAGCTCGCGGACGTCAAGGAAGGGCATAGAGCTCTCCCTTGCGACCCTCTCCAGAGAGGCGAGGGGGAAGAAGGCAGGGATGTGCGCGGAGGGCGGACATCATCTGACCTTTCGCAGGCGGGGGTTGACTACAGGCTCAAGGCCAAGGGCGATGAGCATGAAGGTGACGGCGGTGATGATGATGAGGACGCCGGGGGGGATGACCCACCACCAGTAGGCCAGGTAGACGGCGCCGGTGCGGAAGCCGTTCTCCAATATCTGGCCCCAGGTGGGGATGGAGGGATCGCCGAGGCCGAGGAAGCTGAGGCCCGCTTCGGCGAGGATGGCGGCAGGGACGAGGAAGATGAGCTGGGAGATGATGAAGGGGGCCATCTGGGGGAAGATGTGGCGGTACATGATGCGCCACTTGGACGCGCCCATGGCGATGGAGGACTCGATGAGCTGGCCGGAGCGTATCTGGAGGACCATGGAGCGCAGGAGGATGGTGAGGCCGGGCCAGCTGAAGGCGACGAGGAAGAGGAGGATAAGGTAGAGGTGGGAGCCGACGATGAAGACGAAGAAGATGAGGAGCGGCAGGAGCGGCACATTGTTGACGATATCGGCGAAGCGCTGGATGACCATATCCGTCTTGCCGCCGACATAGCCGCCCAGGATGCCGAGCCCCGCGCCGATGAGGGTGGTCATGACTGCGGCGATGATGCCGATGATGAGGGCGACGGGGAGGCCGAAGATGAGGCCCTGGGCGAGATCGCGGCCCTGGCCATCCGTGCCCATGAGGCCGAAGGTGGTGCCGCCGACGACGAAGCGGGAGAAGTCCACCGAATCTCGCCCGTCATACAGGGTGGCCTTGACGATGAGCTCGTAGCGGCCCTTCAGCAAGGCGATCTCGCCGGGCTTGCTTTCCGAGGGCTTGCCGAAGAGGGCGCGGTTCATGACCTGGCGCAGGTCGCTGGAGCGGATGTCCGCGCCGTAGGTGTCCAGGTACATCTCGCGGAGGGCGTCTACGGCGGCAGGCTCGCTGGTGAGGGCGACGCGCAGCGGCTCGTCCTTGAAGCGGCTATAGGGCGCCGATTCGCCGTCCCTGGGGCCGCGCACGGCTTCGCGGTTGAGGGCGGCCTCCGAGCCATCGGGCCGCAGGATATGGACGGAGAGCGTGGGCGGGCGCTCGTGGAAGGTGACGCCGCCGATGGACACGGAGAGGAACTTGGGCGGCTTGTGCGCGGGGAAGCTGTAGGGCATCACGTAGCTCCGCACCTCCAAGCCATCGGAGGCTTCGACCTTCCCGGGGCGCTCGGCCTTGAGCTTTTCGTGCCGGAGCTGGTCGTTGCCGGTGAAGATGTTGGACCAGGCGGGAGGCGCGGACTTTGGGTTATCGGCCCAGACGGCGGGGTTGCTCCACTTGGCCTTGCCGAAATCGGTAGGGAAGGTGGCGATGGCGACGATGGAGACGACGACCAGAACGGCGAGGGCAAACGTCCCGATCCTGCCGGGCCACGTGGCCAGGAACTCGCGAAGCATCTCCCGCCTGCTCATGTGTACCTCACGCGCGGATCCAGGAAGACGTAGAGGACTTCCAGGATGAAGCGGGCGGCAACGTAGAGGAGGGTGAAGACGAAGGTGAGGGCGACGATGACGGACTCATCGGGGGAGCCGGAGACGGCTTCGAAGTAGAGGCGGCCCATGCCGTTCCAGTTGAAGATGGTCTCCACCAGGATGGAGCCGCTGAGGGAGCCTGCGAGGCCAAGGATAAGGCCGGTGACGATGGGCGGCGCGGCGACACGCAGGATGTGCCGGCGTTCGACGACGCTATCGGGCAG
Proteins encoded in this region:
- a CDS encoding ABC transporter permease, with product MSRREMLREFLATWPGRIGTFALAVLVVVSIVAIATFPTDFGKAKWSNPAVWADNPKSAPPAWSNIFTGNDQLRHEKLKAERPGKVEASDGLEVRSYVMPYSFPAHKPPKFLSVSIGGVTFHERPPTLSVHILRPDGSEAALNREAVRGPRDGESAPYSRFKDEPLRVALTSEPAAVDALREMYLDTYGADIRSSDLRQVMNRALFGKPSESKPGEIALLKGRYELIVKATLYDGRDSVDFSRFVVGGTTFGLMGTDGQGRDLAQGLIFGLPVALIIGIIAAVMTTLIGAGLGILGGYVGGKTDMVIQRFADIVNNVPLLPLLIFFVFIVGSHLYLILLFLVAFSWPGLTILLRSMVLQIRSGQLIESSIAMGASKWRIMYRHIFPQMAPFIISQLIFLVPAAILAEAGLSFLGLGDPSIPTWGQILENGFRTGAVYLAYWWWVIPPGVLIIITAVTFMLIALGLEPVVNPRLRKVR